GATGGCAATTATTTCTTCTTAGAACTCTGGACAAATCTcttcatgtatttttaaaatgccatgAAACACTATTGGCATTAGTCCAGGTATTTAAGCTATTAAATCACAAACACATGATGCAACTGATAAACTGGTAATAAGAGAGAACTGGGATTATGATTGTGCTATGAAGTCTCAGTCTTGTTGTACTTACATAGTTAAATTTTAGATGATTCAAGAAAATCTagaaaacaggagaaatgaACTCTGATCttttatttgtctcttttcttcCACTGAAGCAAAAATTACTCATTAACTCTCCATGCCTCTAAATCCAAAGACTCTTTGCCACTCCTCCATATCTCTTTGTTACTGCCTCTTTAGAACTCACAGTGACTTTCTgtttcagagaaactgaaagTGTTTGACAGTCACACCGAAGAAAGAAATGGCACAGCAAGAAAATCAGCCTGACCGACTAAAATTCTCCTGTTCGATCTGTCTGGATCTACTGAAGGACCCAGTGACTTCTTCCTGTGGACACAGCTACTGCATGAACTGTATTGAAACTTTCTGGGACGGAGAGGATCAGAAAGGAATCCACAGCTGCCCTCAGTGCAGAAAAACCTTCGTACCAAGGCCTGTGCTGGAGAAAAATATCATGCTAGCTGATTTAATAGAAGAACTGAAGAAGACTGGACTCCAAGCTGCTCCTGCTGATCACCGCTatgctggacctgaagatgtggCCTGTGATTTTTgtactggaagaaaacagaaagccaTCAAGTCCTGTTTAGTCTGTCTGGCCTCTTACTGTGAGAAACACCTTCAGCCTCATTATGATGTGGCTcctttaaagaaacacaagctggtggAGCCGTCCAAGAACCtccaggagaacatctgctctaagcatgatgaggtgatgaagatgttcTGCCGCACTGATCAGAAGCGTATCTGTTATCTCTGCTCTGTGGATGAACATAAAGGCCACAACACAgtgtcagctgcagcagaaagagctgagaggcagagagagctggaggtgaaacaaaagaaaattcaacacTTGATtcaggacagagagaaagatgtgaagctgcttcaacaggaggtggaggccatcaatcactctgctgataaaacagtggaggacagtgagaagatcttcactgagctgatccgtctcctccagaaaagaagctctgatgtgaagcagcagatcagatcccagcaggaaactgaagtgagtcgagtcaaagatgttcaggagaagctggagcaggagatcactgagctgaagaggaaagacgctgagctggagcagctctcacacacagaggatcacaaccagtttctcctcaactacccctcactgccagcactcagtgagtctacacactcatccagcatcaacatccgtcctctgagacactttgaggacgtgacagcagctgtgtcagagctcagagagaaactacaggacgtcctgagagactcatggacaaacatctcactgatggTCACTGGGGTGGATGTTCTActggcagaaccagaaccaaagagcagagaTGGATTCTTAAGATATTCATGTGCAATCACAATGGATCCAAACATAGCACATACACGGCTGAAACTATCAGAGGGGAACAAGAAGGTGACTTGGATGGATCAACCTCAGTCTTATTCCAGTCATCCAGACAGATTCGGTGACTTGTTTCAGGTTCTGAGTAAAGAGAGTCTGACTGGATGTTGTTACTGGGAGGTTGAGAAAACAGAGACGGGGGTTCATTTAGCAGTCGCATGCAAGAATATCAGCAGAACTGGGATGGAAAGTAGATTTGGATGTAATGATAAATCCTGGGCTCTATATTGTCATCAAAATGCTTATTATTTTTGGCACAACAGCATCTCAACCTTCAtctcaggtccagtttcctccagagtgGGAGTGTTCCTGAATCACAGAGCAGGtattctgtccttctacagcgTCTCTGAATCCATGACTCTGCtgcacagagtccagaccagcTTCACTCAGCCGCTGCTGGTTGGACTTCGATTTTTCAACTGTAGTGAAACTGCTGAATTTTGTAAACTAACATAGAAAGCTCCTCTCCCTTTGGGTTGAAAGTTCAGCTATATTGATTCTGCTCTCCAGTTctcaaattaacattttcaaccTTATGCTTCATCTCTAAACTTCACATAAATTGTCACACCCTtatcttttaatttgttaagTTTGCTTGTTTCGTTGATTATCATAAAAACTGTTGTCATAGCGATAAACATAGAGGCTACTGTCTCATTGTGAACTTTAGATGAcatcatatgttttttttaataaggatAAAAATTCATGTATCTCTGTTTAGCTTTGTTGggacattaaaatatttgattccagatttcaataaaacatctttatagACAATAATGCACTGTGTAATATATCATTAGCAAGTTGTTTAGCTCAAGTGTAAAGAGACAAAAACTGTGTAAAggagataaaaaaatttaaaaaaattacattttttgaaaacagatGACTTAATATTGAGAAATTTTAGCATGTATGAacactataaaatataaatttcaagTTTTCTGGATCCAAGCACAGCAACTGACACTAATCTGTCTACCTCAGTCTCATTGCAGTCACCCAGTCAGGTTCACTCATTCCTGTCAGGGTCTGATCTGAGATATTCTGACTGGGAGGAGGGGAGAAAACGGGAGGATATCAGGAGAGCAGGAAGTCACTGAATTTGGAAG
This is a stretch of genomic DNA from Gambusia affinis linkage group LG12, SWU_Gaff_1.0, whole genome shotgun sequence. It encodes these proteins:
- the LOC122841630 gene encoding tripartite motif-containing protein 16-like, which translates into the protein MAQQENQPDRLKFSCSICLDLLKDPVTSSCGHSYCMNCIETFWDGEDQKGIHSCPQCRKTFVPRPVLEKNIMLADLIEELKKTGLQAAPADHRYAGPEDVACDFCTGRKQKAIKSCLVCLASYCEKHLQPHYDVAPLKKHKLVEPSKNLQENICSKHDEVMKMFCRTDQKRICYLCSVDEHKGHNTVSAAAERAERQRELEVKQKKIQHLIQDREKDVKLLQQEVEAINHSADKTVEDSEKIFTELIRLLQKRSSDVKQQIRSQQETEVSRVKDVQEKLEQEITELKRKDAELEQLSHTEDHNQFLLNYPSLPALSESTHSSSINIRPLRHFEDVTAAVSELREKLQDVLRDSWTNISLMVTGVDVLLAEPEPKSRDGFLRYSCAITMDPNIAHTRLKLSEGNKKVTWMDQPQSYSSHPDRFGDLFQVLSKESLTGCCYWEVEKTETGVHLAVACKNISRTGMESRFGCNDKSWALYCHQNAYYFWHNSISTFISGPVSSRVGVFLNHRAGILSFYSVSESMTLLHRVQTSFTQPLLVGLRFFNCSETAEFCKLT